The Methylotenera sp. G11 genome includes a window with the following:
- a CDS encoding alginate export family protein, with amino-acid sequence MKSNASFKLNIILACVTMAISGMAQSAYAEEEPLAEYTFLESIKDGKPMTNFRLRYESIDQEAFQPAPNGTQKLDNTHAFTLRSLIGWQTAPFHNFSFAAQLTDVHEFNHNFNDRRENLSEPGKANYANIVDPSFTDVNQLFLDWTGIKNTRVRLGRQQVNLDNVRFIGDIGFRQNMQVFDGVSVLNKSIPDTEIFAAHFDQVRQINTELRQGDIEIVNAKYRISPSESLVGYAYLVDVANLGQNNGNPLADGIAAQGGNGLGASQDLVKTATTDASSKTFGLRLDGVRAIDATWKVLYTAEYAKQSDYKDGNDLIDAHYYKLGGGAMYNTWSVRIDQEKLSSNNGKYAFQTPLGTNHLFQGWADHFLATPRQGIEDTFVTVAGSIGKAKLQAEYHVFKSDEKFQSIGKLGDKYGTEFDASVMYPFTDKISGKLEYAKFNESDVYGSLTSAARKGDKEIVWVTGMYTF; translated from the coding sequence ATGAAATCAAATGCTTCATTCAAACTCAACATCATCTTGGCCTGCGTCACGATGGCAATTTCCGGTATGGCACAATCTGCCTATGCGGAAGAAGAACCGTTAGCAGAATATACGTTTCTGGAATCGATCAAAGATGGCAAACCGATGACCAACTTCCGCCTGCGCTATGAGTCTATCGACCAGGAAGCATTCCAGCCGGCACCCAATGGCACCCAAAAGCTAGACAACACCCATGCCTTTACACTGCGCAGCCTGATCGGCTGGCAGACTGCCCCATTCCACAATTTCAGCTTTGCCGCACAACTCACGGACGTGCATGAATTCAACCACAACTTTAACGACCGCCGCGAGAACCTGAGCGAACCGGGCAAGGCAAACTACGCCAATATCGTAGACCCTAGCTTTACCGATGTGAACCAGCTGTTCCTGGATTGGACCGGCATCAAGAACACCAGGGTGCGTCTTGGCCGCCAGCAGGTGAACCTGGACAATGTGCGCTTCATCGGCGACATCGGTTTCCGCCAGAACATGCAGGTGTTTGACGGCGTATCCGTGCTGAACAAGAGCATTCCGGATACGGAAATCTTCGCTGCACACTTTGACCAGGTGCGCCAGATCAACACAGAACTGCGTCAGGGCGATATCGAAATCGTGAACGCCAAGTACCGTATTTCGCCTAGCGAGTCACTGGTGGGCTACGCTTACCTGGTCGATGTTGCAAACCTGGGGCAGAACAACGGCAATCCGCTTGCCGATGGCATTGCCGCGCAAGGCGGCAATGGCTTGGGTGCCAGCCAGGATCTGGTCAAGACAGCCACCACGGACGCCAGCTCAAAAACATTCGGCCTGCGCCTGGATGGCGTACGTGCCATCGACGCCACCTGGAAAGTGCTCTATACCGCTGAATATGCCAAACAGTCTGACTATAAAGACGGTAACGATCTGATTGACGCACACTACTACAAACTAGGCGGCGGCGCGATGTACAACACCTGGTCAGTCAGGATCGACCAGGAAAAGCTCTCCAGCAACAACGGCAAATATGCATTCCAGACCCCGCTGGGTACAAACCACCTGTTCCAGGGCTGGGCTGACCACTTCCTGGCGACCCCGCGCCAGGGCATTGAAGACACATTCGTCACGGTTGCCGGCAGTATCGGCAAAGCCAAGCTGCAGGCGGAATACCATGTATTCAAGTCCGATGAGAAATTCCAGTCCATCGGCAAGCTTGGCGATAAATACGGCACCGAGTTCGATGCCAGCGTCATGTATCCATTTACTGACAAGATCAGCGGCAAACTTGAATACGCAAAATTCAACGAATCCGATGTTTATGGCAGCCTTACCAGCGCAGCGCGCAAAGGCGACAAAGAAATCGTCTGGGTAACCGGCATGTACACGTTCTAA
- a CDS encoding ABC transporter ATP-binding protein — protein MKNTSMPEKANAAKYVQLENVDMTFTTKKGEFNALKNINLNIREGEFISIIGHSGCGKSTVLNLIAGLLQPTSGFLFCAGREIAGPGPERSVVFQNHSLLPWLTCYENIYLAVERVFGTEIKAQLTARTHAALELVGLTHAAEKRPNEISGGMKQRVGIARALAMEPKVLLLDEPFGALDALTRANLQDELMKIMAKSGCTAVMVTHDVDESVLLSDRIIMMTNGPSATIGEILDVNLARPRARLELAEDQEYNHLRSEVLRFLYERHAKKAA, from the coding sequence ATGAAAAACACATCTATGCCGGAAAAAGCAAACGCAGCCAAATATGTGCAGCTTGAGAATGTAGACATGACATTCACCACCAAAAAAGGTGAGTTCAACGCGCTTAAAAACATTAACCTGAACATTCGCGAAGGCGAGTTCATCTCAATTATCGGGCATTCAGGCTGCGGAAAATCAACCGTGCTGAACCTGATTGCAGGTTTGCTGCAGCCCACTTCAGGCTTTTTGTTCTGTGCCGGGCGCGAAATCGCCGGCCCCGGCCCTGAGCGCTCTGTCGTGTTCCAGAACCACTCGCTGCTGCCATGGCTGACCTGTTATGAAAACATCTACCTGGCAGTGGAACGGGTTTTCGGCACCGAAATCAAAGCCCAGCTGACAGCACGCACCCATGCGGCGCTGGAACTGGTGGGTTTGACACATGCTGCCGAAAAACGCCCTAACGAAATTTCAGGCGGCATGAAACAACGGGTTGGCATTGCGCGGGCACTGGCAATGGAACCTAAAGTACTGCTGCTGGATGAGCCATTTGGCGCACTGGATGCGCTGACTCGCGCCAACCTGCAGGATGAGCTCATGAAGATCATGGCGAAATCCGGCTGCACCGCAGTCATGGTCACGCACGATGTCGATGAATCAGTGCTGCTTTCAGACCGCATCATCATGATGACCAACGGCCCTTCAGCCACCATCGGCGAAATCCTGGACGTCAATCTGGCCCGTCCACGGGCGCGTCTGGAACTGGCCGAAGACCAGGAATACAACCATCTGCGCAGCGAGGTATTGCGCTTCCTGTATGAACGCCATGCCAAAAAGGCTGCTTAA
- the ntrB gene encoding nitrate ABC transporter permease encodes MSATSISKESLKVIMKSKKTVVSKESAMPNSANNVTATDKASVTRQTAKLGLKIHHFIKWLLPPAFGILMMLAVWTLLSYQSPSLPTPLKTWHSAVELFSDPFYSNGPNDMGVGWNILNSLKRVALGFGMAALIGIPVGFIIGRFEFANRMTAPVISLLKPVSPLAWLPIGLLVFKAANPAAIWVIFISAIWPMIINTAVGVSKVPQDYMNVAKVLNLSEWKIFTKILFPFALPYMMTGVRLSIGVAWLVIVAAEMLTGGVGIGFWVWDEWNNLNVEHIIIAIFIVGVVGLLLEFGLTQIAKRFSYE; translated from the coding sequence ATGAGCGCGACCAGCATCAGCAAGGAAAGCTTAAAAGTCATCATGAAAAGCAAAAAAACAGTTGTCAGCAAAGAATCAGCAATGCCTAACTCGGCAAATAACGTGACGGCTACCGACAAGGCGTCTGTCACAAGGCAAACCGCGAAACTTGGTTTGAAAATCCATCACTTCATTAAATGGCTGCTGCCTCCGGCATTTGGCATATTGATGATGTTAGCGGTGTGGACATTGCTCTCTTATCAATCCCCCAGCCTGCCAACCCCGCTGAAAACATGGCATTCAGCGGTTGAACTGTTCAGCGACCCGTTCTACAGCAATGGCCCGAATGACATGGGAGTGGGCTGGAACATCCTGAATTCATTAAAACGTGTTGCGCTGGGCTTTGGCATGGCGGCTTTGATCGGCATCCCTGTCGGTTTCATTATCGGCCGTTTCGAGTTCGCAAACCGTATGACGGCACCTGTCATCAGCCTGCTGAAACCGGTATCCCCGCTCGCATGGCTGCCAATCGGCCTGCTCGTGTTCAAAGCGGCCAACCCTGCTGCGATCTGGGTCATCTTCATTTCAGCGATCTGGCCGATGATCATCAACACTGCCGTCGGTGTCAGCAAAGTGCCGCAGGACTATATGAACGTGGCGAAAGTGCTCAACCTGAGCGAATGGAAAATCTTCACGAAAATACTGTTCCCGTTCGCGCTGCCTTACATGATGACAGGCGTACGCCTCTCCATCGGCGTGGCATGGCTGGTGATCGTTGCGGCCGAGATGCTGACCGGCGGCGTTGGCATCGGCTTCTGGGTGTGGGATGAATGGAACAACCTGAATGTTGAACACATCATCATCGCGATTTTCATTGTAGGCGTCGTCGGCTTGCTGCTTGAGTTCGGGCTCACGCAGATCGCTAAAAGATTCAGCTACGAATAG
- a CDS encoding CmpA/NrtA family ABC transporter substrate-binding protein, which yields MLGAATLMNMVPSGIRSAAWAAGSDAPELTEIKIGFIPLTDCAPIVVAAQMGFDKKYGIKITPSKEASWAAIRDKTVNGELHAAHVLYGLVYGVQLGIGGQQKDMAVLMSLNHNGQAITLANQLKEKGVKDGRSLKRLLDNENRDYTFAQTFPTGTHAMWLNYWLAANGINPIKDVKNIVVPPPQMVANMRIGNMDGYCVGEPWNARAIYDKVGYTVTTTQDIWTDHPEKVLGTTAEFVAKHPNTTRAMIMAILDACRYIEALENRASVAKLISGKAYVNAPEDVIGGRFVGDYDNGIGKKWKDPNYMKFYGDGAVNFPYLSDGMWFLTQHKRWGLLKSDPDYLGVASKVNQIKLYSEAASQLGISVPKDPMRTSKLIDGVVWDGKNPAAYAASFKIKA from the coding sequence ATGCTTGGCGCTGCCACCTTGATGAACATGGTACCCAGCGGCATCCGTAGTGCAGCGTGGGCGGCCGGTTCCGATGCCCCTGAATTGACTGAAATTAAAATCGGTTTTATCCCGCTTACGGACTGCGCACCGATCGTGGTAGCAGCGCAGATGGGCTTCGATAAAAAATACGGCATCAAAATCACACCCAGCAAAGAAGCAAGCTGGGCAGCGATCCGCGACAAGACAGTGAACGGTGAACTGCATGCCGCACATGTGCTGTACGGGCTGGTATATGGCGTGCAGTTAGGCATAGGCGGCCAGCAGAAAGACATGGCCGTATTAATGAGCCTGAACCACAACGGCCAGGCGATCACGCTGGCTAACCAGCTCAAGGAAAAAGGCGTAAAAGACGGCCGCAGCCTCAAACGCCTGCTCGACAACGAAAACCGCGACTACACCTTTGCGCAGACATTCCCGACCGGCACACATGCGATGTGGCTGAACTACTGGCTTGCCGCCAACGGCATCAACCCGATCAAAGATGTCAAGAATATCGTCGTGCCGCCACCGCAGATGGTTGCCAACATGCGTATCGGCAATATGGATGGCTACTGCGTAGGCGAACCATGGAATGCACGCGCCATTTACGACAAAGTAGGCTATACCGTCACCACGACACAGGACATCTGGACCGACCATCCTGAAAAAGTGCTGGGAACGACAGCCGAGTTCGTTGCAAAACACCCGAACACGACCCGCGCCATGATCATGGCGATACTGGATGCCTGCCGTTATATCGAAGCGCTGGAAAACCGTGCTTCAGTCGCAAAACTCATTTCAGGCAAGGCTTACGTCAATGCACCGGAAGATGTGATCGGTGGCCGTTTTGTCGGTGATTACGACAATGGTATCGGCAAGAAATGGAAAGACCCTAACTACATGAAGTTCTATGGTGACGGCGCAGTCAACTTCCCTTACCTGTCGGACGGCATGTGGTTCCTGACACAGCACAAACGCTGGGGCCTGCTCAAATCAGACCCGGATTACCTTGGCGTTGCCTCCAAGGTCAACCAGATCAAACTTTACTCGGAAGCGGCATCGCAGCTCGGCATCAGCGTGCCTAAAGACCCGATGCGTACCAGCAAGCTGATAGACGGCGTGGTATGGGATGGCAAGAACCCGGCCGCATACGCAGCTTCTTTCAAAATCAAAGCTTAA